AAAGGTTAAACATCTTCTAAAAACCTTCAACTTGTGTGGCCGTCATGCATCATTCAGAGGGTTAAAATGCCTACTTGTTTTGGTGTCAAATTATTTCCACATGCAGAAGCTCATGCAACACTTTATGAAACTGCTGTTACTCTAAAACAATTGCTTCAGCATTTTACACTACGCAGGAAGACACGCTTCCTTGCACACCGCAAACACTGTCGCAACAAGTTTATACTTCTTCCCACTTCTAGAGGAGAGTGAAGAGTGTTGTAACAGTTCCAGTTTACCCAGTTAAAAATGTGCCACCAAAGTAAAATCCCTGCTATACATGACCACCATGACATAACTTCTGTTGCAGAACTGTGTTAACGCAAAACTCTGAACTCTATTTTCAGAAACGAGCGAGTGTTGAACTACCATGACATCCAATAACACTGTGCATCACTGCGGTACGTCAACTCAGAACCTGGTGGCATCCGCTCTTCCTCCTATACTCATCATTGAGCTGTTACTCGGCCTGCCTGGCAATGTTATGGCATTGTTAGTCTTCAGCAAAACCCTCAGGACTTGGAGGGCCAACGTCATGTTCCTCTTCAACCTGGTTTTGTCTGACTTTCTGCTTCTCATCAGCCTTCCCTTCCGCATCGATAACTTCGTGCGTGGCGAGAGTTGGATATTTGGAGACGCCTGGTGTCGGATCAACCTATTCATGCTGTCAGTCAACCGCTCGGCTAGTATTGCCTTCATGACGGCCGTGGCTGTTGACCGCTACTTTAAAGTGGCCCATCCGCATCACAAAATCAATTACATAAGCACAAAACAAGCAGCTGGGATTGCCTGCTTCATCTGGGCAGTTGTGATATCTCTGAGGATCCCTTTGTTGGCCAACAAACTTCTGGATGATAAAAGCAACGTCTCTCTTTGTAGGAGCTTCAGCAACTATGAGAACCCATCGCTAGGTATCCAAGTGCATATGGCCGTGTTTATCTTAGAGTTCTTTCTGCCTCTATTACTCCTGGTCTTCTGCTCTGTGAGTATTGCATGCATCCTACGTACACGCCAGATGGACAAGGACAAGAAAGGTAAAAGGGCTATACGGACCGTCCTGGTGATCGTTGGGGTTTTTGTCCTTTGCTTCTTCCCCAGCATCGGCTCAGGATTGACGGCACTCTATTTGAAAAAACTTGGACCTAAGTACTGTGATGCTTACACGTTCACCAGTCAGTTGTTTTCCACGTCTATAGCCTTCACCTATCTAAACAGTGCTCTGGATCCGGTCATCTACTGCTTCTCCAGCTCTATCTTCCGCAATTACTTGAAAAACGCTGTCAACCGAACTGGAATCATGGAGCTACAGATGAGCCGACGGGGCAGTATGCCCAGCGGAAGTGACTAAGAATGGATTTAGGATTGATTGGACACattgttttttcattttagttttgtcAAGTTTTCTTTTTGATACGTAtacattcaattttattttttgtacatgTATTTTTATACTGATGCATAAAGATGTTATATAATATATCCATTATTTGccttaaatgtaaataatatatggcaaatgcaaaaaaaaaaaaaaaaaatcgcacaAAAATCATagtggataaaaaaataaaaaaataaaaaacatttttagaacgtttttggtttgttttctgGATGGAATgatcatttaaagggatagttcaccctaaaatgaaaatgaacccatgatttactcatcctcaagccatcctaggtgtatatgacttttttctttcagacaaatccaattggagttatatttaaaaatgtcctggctcttccatgcTTTATAATGGCATTGAATAGGTTTTATTTTTCAATAGTCCAAAAGAAGTCAAATAAAGAGCATCCATTTATTATAAAAAGTGTCCTACATGGCTCCGGGGGTTAAtaaagactagcatattctcactagAGAACATCTCGTGAATGTTCGAAAGTTAGCAGTGTTAATTTTGTTGACGAATAATTTGTCATAAGCTTTGTCAAGGACATTTTTTCACTAACAAAAATTAGACTGTAATAAAACAAAAGCTGCTTTTGATGAAAATCTATTTACATTTTTGTCAACGaataaaaacaagataaaaatgttagggagggatgATTTGGGAAGAAATTCATTCAGAACAAAGAACGGTGTCATGGCCTTTTGATCTATATGGGGTGCCCAACCATGTtcttggagatctaccatcctacaaagttcagctccaaccctgaccaaacacacctgaaccagccaaTTAATCGTTTAGGTAGTACTTGATAATTaaagacagctgtgttggagcagggctggaactaaagtctggaGGTAGgaagatctccaggaacagggttgggcacaaCTGATCTATCCGGTGGGACAAGAACTAGTATATACTTGCTGCAAGTctcataaaatgtttaaaaatgtcaaCATCTgagagtaagagaagagcagacatatggataaatttgacgacGCAAAAGAAAACTCAGTTCGGTCTGGTTTTTTGAGTGCAGATACCAAAGTAGCGCCTCTCGCACAACACACGAGTACTCTTTTGTGTCTTATGAACGGAGAAATACACTCAAAATTATGTCGAATTGTCAGTTTTGATGAGTTTTTACATAAACACAGTTACGTCTTATGTTGGGAGAATATTGGATGAGTTTCAGTAACTTGCAACCGTGCATTtggtttaaagggacagcagactaatttagttgctattgtctgtgacattgatgttaatcaagcaacaaaagaaagacagaaagactcactgctcttgactgaatcccTTTAGTAGCTCTAATAAAGATTAATCCTAATtggtttatataaataaatatatctgcttgaaagaatgaagaatgttgtgaacaagttgttataaagaatgcataattagcctatataaccattggcatttcattgaaaagaagaccatgttttttttttctttatgagaagtggtttcatttcatttgaatataaaggcatgttgtgtGTAACAGCAGCAATCTGTGTCTAttatgataaaaccttaatatcaaacctatacaatgagtttggcaattttagaaatttaaaattttaagattttaaaatcttaagatatttagtcaactaaaactagactaaaactaaaacaattcagatgactaaaactaaatggcattttggtcaaaagactatgactaaatcaaaatttgctgtcaaaattaacactggttagcacaagctagagattacggtttatgaaTTTTtaacccctggagctgtgtggagaactttttatgatggatggatacactttattggacttcttttgaactattgacacccattcactgccattataaagcttggaagagccggagcattttttattataactctggatttgtctgaaagaagaaagtcatataaacctaaaatggcttgagggtgagtaaatcatgggttaatttttatttttgggtgaactatccctttaagcgtaGTATTTACATTATACTTATCTTAATATAGTTATTTAATAGTATTAGTGCAGGTGGACCACAATGTACCAGCTGTATGGacatatatacagtaatatattGCAGTAACAGCTTTTTGGTGTTCTAGaagtaaaatgaatgaatgagtcaatcaataataaatcaaataaattctaGCTGGACAAAGTCATGTGTATACATGTTGGATAACTGACTGAATAATTGAGAGTCACAAGGTGTAACAACAAACCTCCTGGCTTCCTTCCCCATAATTGAGTCCCTTGAGCTTTGTCAACTAAACAAACTGAGACTTTTACCTTCTTATTAATGATGTTAATTAGAAATATCAATATCAAGTAGCATACTAACAACAATTGACATTTTCTTCTAGTTTATGCATAATTCATATTTGGTAAGGGCGTTAACTAATGGCAAATGCAATGGCCAGTTGTCAATACCTGTATAGCTGCATTCACACAAATGCAGGCAAACATAAATATTATAATGCAGACACAGATGAAATTTGGCTCCAATCATGTTGTCATAAGTAGAACAGAAGGCAAGAGTGGAAGCAGAAGAGGGTCTCTTAACTGCCAGTGGGGAAAGACTGCACTTCAAAGGCTCCCACACACTTTCAAGCAGGCAGGATGCACTTCAATCCTCAGTTATAACCCTGAAAAGCAACTCGATTCTGTGAAATCCGCAAGGGTTGATGCATTTTTGGAAAATATCAGCAATATTTATGCCTATAGAAATGTATTTACTCTCTCTCAACGTTGGATCAATACAAacatattattatgttttttggaAACTATGATTCTGTGACTACTTGAGATGAAATCACATTTGTTGTAATTTTTTTGCCGTTAAAAGCCTTCAGGTCacagttaaataaaaacaaaaattaatcatttcaaacctgtatttatggaagcctgtttccaccactgaataaaacataataataaaaaaaaaaaaaaaaaaaaatcagactttttttcctcagatttcCATGCAATtcagaagaaaaagtcagaattgcaagtttatattttataattcttagaaatgtgagtcttagaattcagaggaaaaagtcagaatttcaagtttatatttcacaattctgactttaaaactcacaattgtgagtttaggtcatgcaattcagaggaaaaagtcaaaattgctagtttatatgttgcaattctgactttaaaactcacaattgtgattttatgtcatgcaattcagaggaaaaagtcagaattgctagtttatatgctgcaattctgactttaaaactcacaattgtgattttatgtcatgcaattcagaggaaaaagtcagaattgctagtttatatgttgcaattctgactttataactcacaattgtgagtttatgtcatgcaattcagaggaaaaagtcaaaattgcgaggttatatctcacaattctgtgaaaaaaagtcagaattgcgagacaaactgaattgtgagatgcaaccttgcaattgcgagttatataaaAAAGTCAACTGTgacatgtaaacttgcaattgcaagaaaaaattgaattgtgagataaaaagtcgcaatttccttttttattcagtggtgggaACTGGCTTTCATTTATATCACTTTctgattttgtgtttttttttttttttaagaatgtcGGTAAGCAAACTgttttggtgaaaaaaaaaatgaagatttgcgagtttatattttatatttcttaaaactgagtttatttctcgcaattgcaactttcttctcagaattgctagtttatatgttgcaattctgactttttaactcgcaattgcgagtttatgtcatgcaattcagaggaaaaagtcaaaattgtgagtttatattttatttgtgtttatatctcacaattgtgattttttcttagaattgcgagctcatatgttgcaattctgacttcataacacgcaatttgcgagtttatgtcatgcaattcagaggaaaaagtcagaattgtacgtttatatctcacaattctgactttataactcacaattgcaagtttatgtcatgcaatttagagaataaaaaatctgaattgtgattttatatttcacaattctgactatttttcacaattgcgagtttatttttcacaattctgactataattcGCAGTTGCAAggttatatatcacaattctgttaaaaaaagtcagaattgcgagacaaactgaattgtgagatgcaacctcgcaattgcgagttatataaaAAAGTCAACTGTgacgtaaacttgcaattgcgagaaaaaatagaattgttagattaaaaaaaaaaatcgcaatttcCTTTTTTATTCAATGGTGGGAGCTGGCTTCCATTTGTATCTCTTTCTGccttctgtgtgtgtttttttttttttttttaaacgttggTAAGCAAACTGTTTTGgtgaaaaaaaatgctgaaacattTCCCATATCTTCTTTTAGGCTACACAGAAGAAAGTCAGCCTTTGGAAGGTTATTAAATGATAACAGAACTATTTGAGTTCACTCCTTTAACCATTTCCTCTCAGTTTGTAGATACTCTTGGTTGTGGTTTGAATGTAAGCGCAAAGGCGAGAGATCTAACGAACTTATGTTGCGATAAAATCTTGCACAAACAGAATAGCATCATTTAACTTCCTTTCTCTGTTCCTCAAAGAAAGTTCCTCAAACCCAAAAGTGATAGCACATATTTGGCTTGCAGTGCTGCCAAATGGTTTCTCCTTATACAATCAATCTTGAACCAAGTCGACCACAACCCTTCCTGAAGGACTTCCACTTGACAAGGCCTACACCACACACTGGAATGAATGTACAGATCAGCTGACTCCCCAGCCACATTGAATTAAATcctcaaaatgcatgtttttaacatgtacTTATATTACCAATTACACTTCATAGCAATTTCCTGGCAATCTAGTGTGGGAACCTTCTGAACTACCAACACCTGAGATTATTAATACTAACTTAATGTGAAAAAGGCCTGCTAATAATGTTTATGGGCTTTTGTAACTTTATCAATCATTTCCAGTTTACCATTCTGCAACCGCTTGGGATGATTTGGAAAGTAGGCTTGCTTAGTGGCAACATTACAGCCTTGACGTCATTGCATTGGTGTAAGAGTTATGCCAATATGTAACTTCCTGCCTAGAACAACATTAGAAGTACACTATATTTGCACTTGTAGTGGGTTTCATCTTTTGAATTTGAGATCTACTTGCATGTATAATTGTGTTTGTGATTTATGCATTTGTAAGCAACACCACAAGCAACACCAGCGTCATGAAATTAATTGAGATGCATAAATTGACACTTATACAATGTATACCTTCAATGCAATGTACTTCAAGTCGCTTTAaataaaagtgtctgccaaaCGCATTAATGTAAGGCTCTCTTAAATAACAAAGCATGTAATTAGCCTTTGCCTCATCAGTTTCAGATGATTAATATCCAAGAATTCATATCTAAGAATCCATCCAAGCatactaataatacattttctaTGACTTTTCCACTGACACAGAATGTTTTAGGGTCAACAAACCCACATCAAGATCTAATTTGCATTCAACTGGCGAGTTTCattataaaaatgaaagaaaaaaaaaaaatcccattcagTTTCCTGGATAATTAGTAAGCTAATTTAACATGTTTGTAAGCAGGAGTGTGACCTGAGTCACATTATTCAAGTGACATATGCTAAAGATCTTTGTaacacaaaaatgtataaataaataatgtttatgtGTGAACGATATTAAAGTAAGGATAGGTGGTGGATATAAGGTTATCAGAATGTGTTAATGAGATTAGTCATATTGTATGTCAATTAGGAAACACTATACATGCAGTAAAATAACAATTCTATGTAACACAGCCACATCTAAACAATTCACTATTTAAACTGAGCTGTCAATATGTCAACTAATTACCTATATTTATTTGTCAAATATGTCACCAACGTGTTGAGTTGTGCATGCTTGGTCTCAAGCATTGGATATTGGTGCAATGGTTCCACAATAAGCATTTTAGACTGGCTTAACCAGCAAGACTTTCTTGGTTTAGACTTTAACTAGCATCACTAGCTAGTGCTTTTGCTGAAAAGCAAGACTATTCTTGTCCACCAGCAAGATAAGCACTAAACCAGCATAATCATTCTCATCTAGAATGggaaatcatatatatatatatatatatatatatatatatatatatatggcatgCCGTTCaggaaataattatatttataatgcaaAGTTTGAATATATGGAACGAAAGtcagaatatataaaatgaatgtctgaatatatttaatgaaagtctgaatatatggaatgaatgtctgaatatatttaatgaaagtctgaatatatggaatgaaagactgaatatatatatacacaatgaaagtctgaatatatggaatgaaagtctgaatatataaactgaaagtctgaatatatggaatgaaactCTGAATATGTAAAATTAAactctgaatatataaaatgaaagtctgaatatataaaatgactgtccgaatatatggaatgaaagtctgaatatatggaatgaaagtctgaatatatggaatgaaagtctgaatatataaaatgaatgtctgaatatatggaatgaaagtctgaatatatggaatgaaagtctgaatatataaaatgaaagtctgaatatatggaatgaaagtctgaatatatggaatgaaagtctgaatatatggaatgaaagtctgaatatatggaatgaaagtctgaatatgtAAAATTAAactctgaatatataaaatgaaagtctgaatatataaaatgactgtccgaatatatggaatgaaagtctgaatatatggaatgaaagtctgaatatataaaatgaatgtctgaatatatggaatgaaagtctgaatatatggaatgaaagtctgaatatatggaatgaaagtctgaatatatggaatgaaagtctgaatatatggaatgaatgtctgaatatataaaatgaaagtctgaatatatggaatgaaagtctgaatatataaaatgaatgtctgaatatatggaatgaaagtctgaatatataaaatgaaagtctgaatatatggaatgaaagtctgaatatatggaatgaaagtctgaatatataaaatgaaagtctgaatatatggaatgaaagtctgaatatataaaatgaatgtccgaatatatggaatgaaagtctgaatatataaaatgaaagtctgaatatatggaatgaaagtctgaatatatggaatgaaagtctgaatatatggaatgaaagtctgaatatataaaatgaaagtctgaatatatggaatgaaagtctgaatatataaaatgaatgtccgaatatatggaatgaaagtctgaatatataaaatgaaagtctgaatatatggaatgaaagtctgaatatatggaatgaaagtctgaatatatggaatgaaagtctgaatatatggaatgaaagtctgaatatataaaatgaatgtctgaatatatggaatgaaagtctgaatatatggaatgaaagtctgaatatataaaatgaaagtctgaatatatggaatgaaagtctgaatatatggaatgaaagtctgaatatacaAAATGAAAGTCAGAATATATATATTGGTGAATATATATAGTTAGATAGAACTCTTTCTACTTTTACTCAGTTTGTGAACTGTCCCACTAGGGAGGGAAGAACAATAGATCTGCTGTATGCTAATGTAAAGGATGCATACAGCTCTTCCCCCCTCCCCCCACTGGGCAGGTCTGATCACAATCTGATTCACCTCACCCCCTGTTATGTGCCTCTTGTTAAGCAACTCTAAAGAATGTAAGGAGATGGACAGATGAGGCAAATGAGACACTTCAAGGTTGTTTTGAAGTGACTGACTGGCAGGCACTCTGTGAACCCCACGGTCAGGACATTGATGGGATCACAGAGTGCATTACTGGATACATAAACTTTTGTGTGGACACTATTGTACCAGCTAGGACAGTAAAGTGTTACCCTAATAACAAGCCATGGGTGACTAAGGACATTAAAGCCATTCTAAATAGGAAAAAGAAGGCATTCAGAGAGGGTAACAAGGAGGAGGTGCGTGTTATACAGAGGGACCTGAGAATAAAAATAAGGGAAGCTAAGGACAAGTACAGAAGGAAGCTGGAGTGGAAATTTCAGCAGAATAACATGAGAGAGGTGTGGAGTGGTATGAGGACTATCACTGGTTACAGGTCAAGCAGCAGCGGTGGAGTTAATACCAGCGTGGAACGGGCCAATGAGCTGAACCAGTTTTTTAATAGATTTGATACAGTTACCCCGATTCTCCCTGGTAGTGACTCAGCAGCTGAGCAACAACGACTAGCCACTTCACCTGCCCTCTCTTCCCTCACAGCTCACCTGGATGGCCCTGCTTGTACTTCATCCTCTGACCCCTCGGCTGATAGTCATCACCTGGGAAGTACTGGTTCTCAACCTCCAGTGATTACATTTACTATTGAGCAGGTGAGAAGACAGCTGCAGAGACTTTACATAGGCAAAGCTGCAGGCCCTGATGGTGTTAGTCCCAGGGTCCTGAAAGTCTGTGCCCCCCAGCTGAGTGGAGTACTTCATCACGTCTTCAACATGAGCCTGAGTCTTCAGAGAGTCCCCGTCGTGTGGAAGACATCGTGCCTCGTTCCTGTTCCAAAGATAACACGTCCCAGCGACTTGAAGGATTATAGGCCCGTGGCTTTGACGTCACACATTATGAAGACTCTGGAAAGACTCATTCTGGAACAGCTCCGGCCCATGGTCCAACCACTTCTGGATCCCCTCCAGTTCGCCTACCAACCCCGTTTAGGAGTGGAGGACGCTGTCATCTTCCTGCTGAGCAGAGTCTACACCCATCTGGATAAGCTGGTAAGCACTGTGAGAATCATGTTTTTTGATTTTTCAAGTGCTTTTGATACCATCAGGCCGGCCTTGTTGGCAGAGAAGCTGACAGCGATGCAGGTGGACGCCCCATTGGTGTCCTGGATGGTGGACTACCTGACTGGCAGACCACAGTATGTATGCCTACAGAGCTGTATGTCAGGCAGACTGATCAGTAACACTGGGGCGCCACAGGGGACCGTCCTCTCTCCCTTCCTCTTCTCTCTCTACACCACAGATTTTAACTACCGCACAGAGTCCTGCCACCTCCAGAAATTTTCTGATGACTCTGCAGTGGTTGGATGTATTACTGGTGGCGATGAGAGGGAGTACAGGGCTGTGGTGGATAACTTTGTCACCTGGAGCGAGAGCAACCACTTACTGCTTAATGTGACAAAGACAAAGGAACTGGTGGTGGATCTGAGGAGGACAAAGGCTTTAGTGACCCCTATAAGCATCAAAGGGGTCAGTGTGGAGGTGGTGGAGGAGTACAAATACCTGGGAGTGTACTTGGACCACAAATTGGATTGGTGCAAGAACGTGGACACTGTGTACCGGAAGGGTCAGAGTCGCCTCTACTTTTTGAGGCAGCTGAGGTCCTTCAACATCTTCAGGACGATGCTGAGGATGTTTTATGAGTCTGTGGTGGCCAGCGCCTTCATGTATGCTGTTGTCTGCTGGGGCAGCAGTCTGAGAGTGAGGGATATCAACAGACTTAATAGAATCATTAGGAAGGCTGGCCATGTCGTGGGAGAGGAATTAGACTCTCTGACAGTGGTATCTGAGAGGAGGATGTTGTCCAAAATAAAGACTATACTGGACTTTCCCTCTCACCCACTCCACACTGTGCTGACCAGCTATAGGAGCTCGTTCAGCAACAGATTCCGACTCCCACGATGCACCACTGAGAGACACAGGAAGTCATTCCTGCCTGTCTCGATTAAACTACTGAACTCTGAATTATAATAGTCACTTTGTTACTGCACATTCACTTTGGTACATTGATGTCATTCTCTTTACTATGTAAAGGTTTTTATACAAATAGTAAATATGTTTTCTTTTAGATACTTTTTAGATATAACTCAGGGatttaaatgcaaccttggtatttgatatttattataaattttaattttattgagaCTTTTAATCGTCTGTAACGAAACAAGAATTTCCCTTCGGGGATTAATAAAGgaatttctgattctgattctgatatatatatatatatatatatatatattagtggtgggccgttatcggcgttaacgtgctgcgttaacgtgaaactcttatcgcgcgataaaaaaaaatatcgccgttaatctattctcaaagttgggttgggagctgggtctaaactacgcaagctatgatgactttcaccttgatagtttaacgcggatgtataccgaagactgtagtagaatatggtcgcgcgtttaagtctcctccgccaaaacacagacgggatcgcgtcatcctccattcataaaaaccgaatctactatagcgcgaaatgccacgtaaattcgtcgttttttggattcataaatcaaatgttggtcagtcacttaattcaaatcgcgatatggactagtgtatgtgaaaactgaaatgcaaaaagaccgttttaatatgaatccgatatgttccgtttgcctagctgtatgtatgcattgcggagacgcgcttttactacactcatactgaaacacacgtgacgctcctggtaatttttggcatttgcatctcacatgaacagataaactcaatctcccaaactgctgtgagtgtcacttataccgtttcatttgagaaaactagcatcatatcatactgtatgacacagaaacttctcggcaacctgtcaaaataaaagtacggtgtaaaatgtaatgggctgggtaggtgttgacgttaaaaaaaaaacacaatctaataggtagaNNNNNNNNNNNNNNNNNNNNNNNNNNNNNNNNNNNNNNNNNNNNNNNNNNNNNNNNNNNNNNNNNNNNNNNNNNNNNNNNNNNNNNNNNNNNNNNNNNNNNNNNNNNNNNNNNNNNNNNNNNNNNNNNNNNNNNNNNNNNNNNNNNNNNNNNNNNNNNNNNNNNNNNNNNNNNNNNNNNNNNNNNNNNNNNNNNNNNNNNNNNNNNNNNNNNNNNNNNNNNNNNNNNNNNNNNNNNNNNNNNNNNNNNNNNNNNNNNNNNNNNNNNNNNNNNNNNNNNNN
Above is a genomic segment from Garra rufa chromosome 2, GarRuf1.0, whole genome shotgun sequence containing:
- the hcar1-3 gene encoding hydroxycarboxylic acid receptor 2, encoding MTSNNTVHHCGTSTQNLVASALPPILIIELLLGLPGNVMALLVFSKTLRTWRANVMFLFNLVLSDFLLLISLPFRIDNFVRGESWIFGDAWCRINLFMLSVNRSASIAFMTAVAVDRYFKVAHPHHKINYISTKQAAGIACFIWAVVISLRIPLLANKLLDDKSNVSLCRSFSNYENPSLGIQVHMAVFILEFFLPLLLLVFCSVSIACILRTRQMDKDKKGKRAIRTVLVIVGVFVLCFFPSIGSGLTALYLKKLGPKYCDAYTFTSQLFSTSIAFTYLNSALDPVIYCFSSSIFRNYLKNAVNRTGIMELQMSRRGSMPSGSD